One Ricinus communis isolate WT05 ecotype wild-type chromosome 1, ASM1957865v1, whole genome shotgun sequence DNA window includes the following coding sequences:
- the LOC8266294 gene encoding LOW QUALITY PROTEIN: rho GTPase-activating protein 3 (The sequence of the model RefSeq protein was modified relative to this genomic sequence to represent the inferred CDS: inserted 1 base in 1 codon) has product MTRLFRSKSCGLVGLGFSDFNPVPPPAPFSCQNDSVQENSGEEEEDEEEYDEEDEYNDDTGALRNPISTPFISPGSRFGGRGGRNGNNNSNNSNQFAIVDILVTALRKSIVTCSVEREDVCSMDISWPTDVKHVSHVTFDRFNGFLGLPTEFEPDLPRKVPSASANVFGVSAKSMQCTYDDRGNSVPTILLMMQKRLYVEGGLKAEGIFRINAENSQEEYVRDQLNTGVVPRGIDVHCLAGLIKAWFRELPSGVLDSLTPQQVMHCNTEDDCTQLVKLLPSAEAALLDWAINLMADVVEHEQYNKMNARNIAMVFAPNMTQMADPLTALIHAVQVMNLLKTLILKNIREREESAAKARLLSAGPDAPGHKSESCESNLNNESCGKSLAGCTPQIHTSGEFLRSATMNRLEATTEEKYLSIEKRNDGEEEFESISGGSPPSFETRALENGCKEGYDSGDWLSLRKGVRRLCRHPVFHLSKPANKKTVXGIVNNRGGGEAWA; this is encoded by the exons ATGACGCGGCTTTTCCGATCTAAATCTTGCGGACTCGTCGGCCTCGGATTCTCCGATTTCAACCCGGTTCCTCCTCCCGCTCCATTTTCCTGCCAAAACGACAGCGTACAAGAGAACTCCGGcgaagaagaggaagatgaagaggAGTATGATGAGGAGGATGAATATAATGATGACACTGGAGCATTGAGAAACCCGATATCCACTCCCTTTATTAGTCCCGGGTCGAGATTTGGTGGCAGAGGAGGGCGAAAtggtaataataatagtaataacaGTAATCAGTTTGCGATTGTGGATATTTTGGTAACGGCATTGAGAAAGTCTATAGTGACGTGTAGTGTAGAGAGGGAAGATGTGTGTTCGATGGATATAAGCTGGCCTACTGACGTTAAGCATGTCTCTCACGTGACTTTTGATCGCTTTAATGGCTTTCTCGGATTGCCTACTGAATTTGAGCCTGACCTTCCGAGGAAGGTCCCTAGCGCCAG TGCAAATGTATTTGGAGTTTCTGCCAAATCAATGCAGTGTACTTATGATGACAGAGGAAACAGTGTGCCCACTATTCTTCTTATGATGCAGAAGCGATTGTATGTTGAAGGAGGCCTTAAG GCAGAAGGAATATTCCGAATAAATGCTGAGAATAGCCAAGAGGAGTATGTTAGAGACCAGCTAAACACAGGTGTCGTGCCACGTGGAATAGATGTTCATTGCTTGGCAGGCTTGATAAAG GCATGGTTTAGAGAACTACCTTCAGGGGTACTTGATTCTCTTACACCACAACAGGTGATGCACTGCAACACAGAAGATGACTGCACTCAACTGGTGAAGTTGCTTCCTTCAGCAGAAGCTGCACTTCTTGATTGGGCAATTAATCTGATGGCAGATGTCGTGGAGCATGAACAATATAACAAGATGAATGCCCGGAACATTGCTATGGTCTTTGCCCCCAACATGACCCAG ATGGCTGATCCTTTGACTGCATTAATTCATGCTGTGCAAGTAATGAACTTGCTTAAGACACTGATCTTAAAGAACATTCGGGAAAGAGAGGAGTCAGCTGCTAAAGCAAGGCTGCTCTCTGCAGGCCCAGATGCCCCAGGACACAAGAGCGAGTCCTGTGAATCAAACTTAAACAACGAATCCTGTGGAAAGTCTCTGGCTGGTTGCACACCTCAGATACACACTAGTGGTGAGTTCTTGAGGTCTGCCACTATGAATAGACTAGAAGCCACCACTGAGGAGAAATATTTGAGCATTGAGAAGAGAAATGACGGAGAAGAGGAATTTGAGTCCATTTCAGGTGGCAGCCCTCCTTCATTTGAAACGAGAGCCTTGGAAAATGGATGTAAAGAAGGATATGATAGCGGGGATTGGCTAAGTTTGAGAAAAGGGGTGAGAAGGCTATGCAGACACCCTGTATTTCACTTGAGTAAGCCAGCTAATAAGAAGACTG ATGGGATTGTAAATAATAGAGGAGGTGGTGAAGCTTGGGCATGA